The following coding sequences lie in one Alosa sapidissima isolate fAloSap1 chromosome 15, fAloSap1.pri, whole genome shotgun sequence genomic window:
- the si:dkey-52l18.4 gene encoding uncharacterized protein si:dkey-52l18.4, which translates to MGPFLGCYLILTLMYNNWGCCAEECHTVKARRDNKVVSEGRSLLLSCDVQHCGVSGWTGGWGVHKEVTFSFLQASARIHIYNENLSNNSTRLNINFISTNKSDSGAYQCLINWRENGSSNGHVTIVNVTDAHPNLEEQSERRIVSLRVFLLICACISFPLAVALVRCLQRPVSPVVPPRSYFANGQMDRPREPMYAVLGLENVRHQRPQQQIQGSPVMYSSIRL; encoded by the exons ATGGGACCATTCCTTGGCTGCTACCTAATACTAACCTTGATGTACAATAATTGGG GCTGTTGTGCAGAGGAATGCCATACTGTGAAGGCACGTCGAGACAATAAAGTCGTGTCTGAGGGCAGAAGCTTGTTACTCTCATGTGATGTTCAGCACTGTGGCGTGAGCGGTTGGACTGGAGGATGGGGAGTCCACAAGGAAGTCACTTTCAGCTTCTTACAAGCCTCAGCCAGGATTCACATTTACAACGAAAACTTGTCTAACAATAGTACCCGCCTTAACATCAACTTTATTAGCACTAACAAATCAGACAGTGGGGCATATCAGTGTCTCATCAACTGGAGAGAAAACGGCAGCAGCAATGGACATGTAACAATTGTTAATGTCACCGATG CCCACCCTAATCTAGAGGAACAATCTGAGAGGAGGATTGTGTCTCTGAGAGTATTTCTGTTAATCTGCGCCTGCATCTCGTTTCCTCTTGCCGTGGCACTGGTTCGTTGTCTGCAACGCCCAGTTTCTCCTGTGGTCCCACCTCGCTCATACTTTGCCA ATGGACAGATGGACAGGCCACGTGAG CCAATGTATGCAGTGCTGGGCCTGGAGAACGTGAGGCACCAAAGGCCTCAGCAGCAAATACAAGGATCACCTGTCATGTACTCTTCCATACGCCTGTAG